GAGAGAGCATTTATGGATCCGGAAACTCGCAAATGGATTTGGATCGTCGTGGGATTGTTGACGCTCGCCGCGTTGCTCGCCGCCGGGATTGTTTTCGTCGCGTTCGGCGCGCCGAGCAAACCGACGATCACCTTGGGCGCGCCGGCGAGTGGCGCGCAATTGAGCGAAGAACAAAACGTGATTGTCCGATCTACGTCTACCGATTCAAACGGCGTTGTGCGCGTTGAATTGCGCGTGGACGACGCAGTGGTCAAGTTGGAGAATGTTTCCATTCCACAAAAATCATTCGTCGTCGAGCAAGCATGGCAGGCGAAGCCGGGTCAACACACACTGAGCGTGCGCGCGTACAACGCACATGGCATCGTCAGCGATCCGGCGATGGTGCGCGTCAATGTCGCAGTAACCAATCCCACGCCCATGCCACCGATGCCAACCGCGATACCGTCACCCACCGAAGCGCCGCCCGGACCTTGCGCGAACAACGCGACTTTTCTTACCGATATCACCGTGCCCGATGGCACACCGCTTACGCCCGGTCAGGCGTTCAACAAAATTTGGCGCGTGATGAACAATGGCGCCTGTCCCTGGAGTGAGAATTATCAATTCGTCTTCGTGAGCGGCGAAGCCATGTCCACGCGTAATACGATTTCAGTGCCGTACACCGCGCCGGGCGCGACAGCTGATTTGATCGTGCCGATGACCGCACCCAACGTTGCGGGACCGCACGCCGGGCGTTGGCAACTGCGCGGCGACAGCGGCGCGTTCTTCGGCGCGTTGCTCGACGCGCGCATCAACGTGATCACGCCGCAACCGACGCCGCCCGCGTGTACCGGCAATCCGCAAATCGCATCGTTCACCGCATCGGCAACGACCATCGCGCCGCACACACTCATCGCGCTGAACTGGGGCGCGGTCAGCAACGCAACCGCGATCCGCATTGACCCTGGCGTCGGCGCGGTGACTGCGCCTGGGTCGTTCCAGGTTGTGGTGGACCACACGACGACGTTCGTGCTCACCGCGTATTGCGGTACGACCCCATCGAACGCGAACGTGACGGTGTACGTCCAAGCTACGCCGCCGACGCCAACGCCGATTCCGCCCACGCCCAAACCGGCATTCCGCGTGACGGGCGCAACCGCGACGGTGAATCCCTCGAATTGGACGGGATCGTGTCCTGGCACCTTCACCTACGCCGGCAATATCACGACGAACGATGCTGGGACGATCACATATCGCTGGGTCGGCTCCGGGAGTACGTCGCCTTCGCCGGTGATGTCGTTCAATGCGCCGAGCGCGGGCGCGTTCGCGCTCCCCGGTTATCAAGCGCAGTGGGGTTCGAAAGGCGGACAGTCGGCACAGTTGATGATCCTTTCGCCAAACTCACTCAGCTCGAACCAAGCATCGTTCACGAATAGCTGCGCCGATCCCAAGCCCGCGGCACCCGAAGCCCAGGTGCTCGAACCCAGCAATGGCTTTGTCGGCTCGACACTCGTGCCAGTCCACATTGCGTTCCGCGCGCGCGGCGCGAATAGTTTGCATCACATCACGCTCTTTGGCAATGGCGTACAGTTGGCGCAACAAACTTCGCCCGGCGCGACGAGCGAAATCCTGGGTCAGTTCGATTGGCGACCTGGCGCAGGCAGAGTTGAAATCTACGCGGTGGCGGAAGATGTGTACGGACAAACGACGCGCTCGGCGACGATTGTCGGCGAGATCAAAGCGCCCGCGCCTCCACCGACGCCGGCGCCGCCCACTCCGATTCCACCCACACCCGTCCCGGTCGTGCGCCGCAATATCAACGGTACCTGGGTCGCGGGTGATTATCAACTTACGTTGAACGAAGCGATTGGGTGTACCACCGAGTGCGCCGTCGCCGGCCAGTTGATGAAAGCGGTTTTGCCCGCGCCGGAAATTCACGCGGTCAGCGGTCATCTCAATACGAACAACGGCGTCGTGTCGTGGAGCGTGACGATGCCGGGTGGACAGAACTTTAACGGTACGGTGTCGGCAGACAGCCGCACCATGTCCGGGGCGTTGAGCGGAGTTGGATCGCTCACCTTTACGAAAAAGTGATAACACAACCTTGCGAAGGTTGATCGAGCAATTCGCAAATTGATTTGGGTTAGGGAGGTAAAATGAAAATCCAAAATTTGAAATGGTTCGTGCTCGTTATGTTGATGTTTGCGCTCGTCGCGTGCGGCGGGGGCGGGGGATCGAGCCGACCGACGGTTGCGGTCACTTCGATGAGTAGCAGTACGCCGACCGACGGTCAAATTGTGACGTTGCAAGTTTCGGCGATAGATGCCAAAGGCATCGCGGAGATCGAACTGACCGAGGGTGCGGATATGCTTGCGGAAGCGAACATTACGCCGCCGCAAAAAACGGTTATGGCGCCGTTGACGTGGCGCGCGTCGGCGGGACAGCATACGCTGACCGTGCGTTCGTTGAACCAGGATTCGATGTATAGCGATCCGGTGACGATCGCGATGAACGTCGCACCCGCGCCGGCTCCGACGATAGCGCCCGCGCCGACTGCCGCGCCAGTTCCCACCATCGCGCCAAATCCGCAACCGACGCCACCGCCCGCGCCGACGCAACCGCCGCAACCCGGACCTTGCACGAACGTGGCGCAATTCGTCGCGGACGTGACGGTGCCCGATGGTACGCAATGGATGCCGAATCAATCGTTCAACAAAATTTGGCGCGTGAAAAATGGCGGCACGTGTACGTGGACAACCAAGTATCAACTCGTGTTCGCGAGCGGCGAAGCGATGACCGGTTTGCGCGCAATGAACCTGGCGAACAATGTTGCGCCGGGACAAACGATTGATTTGCTCGTAACGATGGGCGCGCCAGCCACTGGCGGTTCACACTCGGGAATTTGGCAGATCAAAGATGAGAGCGGCGCGACCTTGAACTTGTTCTTGAAAGTTGCGATTGTCACGGTCTTGCCGCAACCGACGGCATGCATCCCGACGATTCAGTACTTTAACGCAGACCATGCCGTGATCAATCGCGGTCAATCCACTACGCTCATGTGGGGCTTGGTCGGCAACGCGAATCGCGCCGAAATTGATCAAGGCATCGGCGGCATCACCACGCCCGGCTTCAAGGTTGTCTCGCCGCAACAAACGACGACGTACACACTCTCGGCGTACTGCGGAGCAACGTTGCGCCAAGCCAGAGTGACTGTTTCGGTGAATCAACCTGTCCAGCCGACGCCAGTTCCGCCAACGCCAGTTCCGCCAGCACCGCCAACCCAGGTACCCGTCGTGCGCCGCAATGTCACCGGCACCTGGAACGCTGGAGTGTGGTCGGTGCAACTGAATGAAGCGCTCGGTTGTTCGAGCGCGCAGTGCGAGGTTGCTGGGACGTTGACGCACGGGGTACTCCCTGCGCCTTCAATCTTTGAAGTGCAAGGAACGATCAACGTGAATACCGGCGCGATCTCGTTCTCGGCAAATATCCCAGGTGGTGTGAGTTTCAACGGTACCGTCTCTGCGGACAGTCGCACTATGTCTGGCACATTGAGCAGTGTAGGTTCGCTGACGTTTACGAAATAGTTGCTGGCACAGCAAGCCCGGCGTGACACCGGGCTTGACCCGCTGTCAGAATCATCGTGCGGAGCGAAGCAAAGCATCGCGGTTCACGACAATCTATTCATCGCGGTTCACAACAATCTGTTCCTTTGCTTCGCTCTGAATTTCTTTATGATGTTCGAGCCAAGCAACAATCCAGGTTTCTTGAAGAAACCTGGATTTTGGCGAACAATCCTTCGCAAGCAAGTCGTTTGCCTCTGCATCGTTTTGTGATAAAATCGAAACACCAAACGATGATTCCTATCACCTCCACGATTTCGCTCGACGAGACCGAACTCCACGAAGAATTCATTCGCGCGTCCGGACCGGGCGGGCAAAACGTCAACAAGGTCGCGACCGCGGTGCAACTGCGTTTCGACGTGCGCCATTCGCCGTCACTCTCCGACGATGTGCGCGAACGTTTGACGCGCCTCGCGCACAATCGCATCAACGAACGCGGCGAACTCATCCTCACCGCACAACGATTTCGCACGCAAGAACAAAATCGCGCGGACGCGCGCGCGCGTTTGATCGCGCTCATTCGTCAAGCCGCGATTCCACCCAAAACGCGTCGCAAGACCAAGCCGAGTCGCGCGGCGAAAGCGAAACGCATCGAAGGCAAAAAACATCGCGGCGCGGTCAAGGCGATGCGGGGACGCGTGGCGAATCTTGATTGAAGCAACCAAGTAGGATCACGGGAGCAGAGGAGCAGGGGAGCAAGGGGGCAAGGGGGCAAAAGAGAGAATGGGAATATGCTCCTCTGCTCCCGTGCGCCCCTGCTCCCTTGCAAGAGGAAAATGAGGATGCCAGACCAAGCATCAATCCAAGTTGCAGTCGTCCAAGCCGCGCCGGTACTTTTCGACCGCGACGCGACCATCGAGAAAACATGTTTGCTTACGCGCGAAGCAGCCGAGCAAGGCGCGCGTCTGATTCTTTTTCCCGAAGCATTCATTCCCGCGTACCCGCGCGGGTTTTCATTCGGCGTCACGATTGGCAATCGCACGACCGATGGTCGGCGCTTGTGGCAACGTTACTGGGAAAACGCGGTGGATATTCCCAGTCGCGCGACGGAACAACTTGGCGAGGCGGCGCGGCAAGCGAACGCGTATCTCGTCGTCGGCGTGATCGAGCGCGAGGGTGGGACGCTGTATTGCACACTCGTATATTTTGCGCCAGACGGACACTTGCTCGGCAAACACCGCAAACTCAAGCCGACTGCCGGCGAGCGACTCGTCTGGGGCGAGGGTGACGGTTCGACGCTCACCGTTATCGAAACCGAGTTCGGCAAAGTGGGCGGACTGATTTGTTGGGAAAATTATATGCCGCTCGCGCGCGCGGCGATGTACCAAAAAGGTGTCGAGATTTATCTCGCGCCAACCGCAGACGGGCGCGACACCTGGCAAGCCACACTCATCCACATCGCGATGGAGGGACGCTGTTTCGTCCTGGGTTGCAATCAGT
The nucleotide sequence above comes from Chloroflexota bacterium. Encoded proteins:
- a CDS encoding carbon-nitrogen hydrolase family protein — protein: MPDQASIQVAVVQAAPVLFDRDATIEKTCLLTREAAEQGARLILFPEAFIPAYPRGFSFGVTIGNRTTDGRRLWQRYWENAVDIPSRATEQLGEAARQANAYLVVGVIEREGGTLYCTLVYFAPDGHLLGKHRKLKPTAGERLVWGEGDGSTLTVIETEFGKVGGLICWENYMPLARAAMYQKGVEIYLAPTADGRDTWQATLIHIAMEGRCFVLGCNQFVAKAMYPTDLPCYDELTNLPDVMCRGGSAIISPMGRAIAGPLFDQEGILYAELDRTLVSQSKFDFDAVGHYARPDVFQLHVNEKPGLTF
- the arfB gene encoding aminoacyl-tRNA hydrolase, yielding MIPITSTISLDETELHEEFIRASGPGGQNVNKVATAVQLRFDVRHSPSLSDDVRERLTRLAHNRINERGELILTAQRFRTQEQNRADARARLIALIRQAAIPPKTRRKTKPSRAAKAKRIEGKKHRGAVKAMRGRVANLD